In a genomic window of Cyprinus carpio isolate SPL01 chromosome A10, ASM1834038v1, whole genome shotgun sequence:
- the LOC109079144 gene encoding roquin-2-like encodes MPVQAAQWTEFLSCPICYNEFDACSHKPISLGCSHTVCKTCLHKLHRKACPFDQTAISTDIDVLPVNCALLQLVGVPVLEGENVSVGSVEDTRHYEVCRICVEELALYLRPISGGKGVLTLSQSTLSRPMQRKLVTLVNCQLVEEEGRMRAVRACRSLGERTVTELILQHQNPQQLSANLWAAVRARGCQFLGPAMQEDGLKLVLLALEDGSALSRKVLVLFVVQKLEARFPQASKTSIGHVVQLLYRASCFKVTKRDEDSSLMQLKEEFRTYEALRREHDTQIVHIAMEAGLRISPEQWSSLLYGDLMHKSHMQSIIDKLQSPESFAKSVQELTIILQRTGDPANLTSLRAPLERLAGIDHNPDAAAPSWAELESVLLAVKVVVHGLVEFIQNFSKKSNESPQAQPNSKYKTSMCRDLRQQGGCPRGASCTFAHTQEELEKHRLRNRKPSGAVRPFLSVPAVVLKTGTKGAVPGSEVKNHEKDIPEDASPTQLIPRGGDHHEDNTLPNSANGLPAASLEQNPVSRSQSSVIASGLSTEDDCGLLKHGPVPTRAHPKIYYSQDQRPYDLSPYHQPAFPPHKSCNARFHRSSNVPESMLPPSMGPLYPDQHPSIPPADRLGPAPYGPPSTYTSMSHAHGMYTPVYDSKRMWRPPLYPRDGGRSNSLPPEVFHSTIYQPPLRERFNSLDSPYCSRSEQRTAMHRDAYSRVPLGYEELCRHKQEQWIHHHSNMNRPSQSSPVFTVDMCPEHPEGVGGGRMTCKCHGGEESLAHYSPWSCSTISPFESEPHHLSTHSCSKQLDGESGGKWWLHMFEPYRRLKDEDPIIPFGEGPIISKWGAISRASRTGFHTTAPVQATASQGCAGTTSVNFRDYSCHTGHSDLRWVPRGSDSSSHSSLLESDQLAVSGLHVRHNSFSSGSKQGTDLLGKDGTESEPDRDIELELSALDMEDTETQDCNSVDSMGTQSRSQNNHLSAVFCDPAASSQLENNLPDRMDTHLMKKMAFRKTLSPGDLSMGKMRMRTCSPRPGDPQRHSPGPEMLLNGN; translated from the exons ATGCCGGTGCAAGCAGCTCAGTGGACTGAGTTTCTATCCTGCCCCATCTGCTATAATGAGTTTGACGCCTGCAGCCACAAGCCCATCAGCCTGGGCTGCTCGCACACCGTCTGCAAGACCTGCCTGCACAAACTGCACCGCAAGGCCTGTCCTTTTGACCAGACGGCCATTAGCACTGACATTGATGTGCTGCCTGTCAACTGTGCCCTCCTGCAGCTGGTGGGGGTGCCG GTTCTGGAGGGAGAGAATGTGAGTGTGGGCAGTGTTGAAGACACGAGACATTATGAAGTGTGCAGGATCTGTGTGGAGGAGCTGGCGCTGTATCTCAGACCAATCAGTGGAGGAAAAG GTGTATTGACCCTCAGTCAGAGCACGCTCAGTAGGCCCATGCAGAGGAAGCTGGTGACCCTGGTGAACTGCCAGCTGGTTGAGGAGGAGGGGCGAATGCGTGCGGTCCGGGCGTGCAGATCTCTGGGTGAGCGCACCGTCACTGAACTGATCCTGCAGCACCAGAACCCACAGCAGCTCTCCGCCAACTTATGGGCTGCTGTGCGGGCACGCGGCTGTCAGTTTCTAGGACCGG CCATGCAGGAAGACGGTCTGAAGCTGGTGCTGCTGGCTCTGGAGGACGGCTCTGCTCTCTCGCGGAAGGTTTTGGTGCTGTTTGTGGTGCAGAAACTGGAAGCGCGCTTCCCTCAGGCGTCTAAAACCAGCATCGGTCATGTAGTTCAGCTGCTGTACCGCGCCTCCTGCTTTAAG GTGACCAAACGTGATGAAGACTCCTCACTCATGCAGCTCAAAGAGGAGTTTCGCACGTATGAAGCCCTGCGCCGCGAGCACGACACTCAGATCGTTCACATCGCCATGGAAGCAGGACTGCGTATCTCACCGGAGCAGTGGTCGTCGCTGCTGTACGGGGATCTCATGCACAAATCTCACATGCAGTCAATCATAGACAAG CTTCAATCCCCAGAATCCTTTGCAAAGAGTGTGCAGGAGCTCACCATAATCCTGCAGAGAACAGGAGACCCAGCCAACCTCACCAGCCTCAGAGCTCCTCTCGAGCGGCTGGCCGGCATCGACCACAACCCTG atgcgGCCGCTCCATCCTGGGCAGAGCTGGAGAGTGTGTTATTGGCTGTGAAGGTTGTTGTCCATGGGCTGGTGGAATTCATCCAGAACTTCAGCAAAAAGAGCAATGAAAGCCCCCAG GCTCAACCCAACAGCAAGTACAAGACGAGTATGTGCAGGGACTTACGGCAGCAGGGCGGCTGCCCAAGAGGGGCCAGTTGCACTTTTGCCCACACGCAGGAGGAGCTTGAGAA gCACAGATTGAGGAATAGGAAACCCAGCGGGGCGGTGAGGCCCTTCCTATCAGTTCCAGCAGTTGTGCTCAAAACGGGCACCAAAGGAGCAGTCCCAGGGTCAGAGGTGAAGAACCACGAGAAAGACATCCCAGAGGATGCATCTCCCACTCAGCTCATCCCAAGAGGAGGAGACCACCATGAGGACAACACGCTCCCCAATAGTGCTAATGGACTGCCTGCTGCCAGCTTAGAACA AAATCCCGTCAGTCGGAGCCAGTCCTCTGTGATAGCTTCAGGATTGTCAACAGAGGACGACTGTGGTCTCCTCAAACACGGGCCTGTCCCAACGAGAGCTCATCCTAAGATTTACTACTCTCAGGACCAGAGACCATATGACCTGTCACCCTACCACCAACCTGCCT TTCCTCCTCACAAGTCATGCAATGCTCGTTTCCATCGTTCCAGCAATGTGCCCGAATCCATGTTACCCCCTTCAATGGGCCCTCTGTACCCAGATCAGCACCCCTCTATTCCTCCTGCAGACAGATTAGGCCCCGCCCCGTATGGGCCACCCTCGACTTACACCTCTATGTCCCACGCACATGGCATGTACACCCCAGTCTACGACAGCAAGCGCATGTGGAGGCCTCCGCTGTATCCCAGGGATGGCGGGAGGAGTAACTCTCTCCCTCCAGAGGTTTTTCATTCCACCATCTACCAGCCGCCCCTCAGGGAGCGCTTCAACTCGCTGGACAGCCCCTACTGCAGCAGATCGGAGCAGAGAACGGCAATGCACAGG GACGCGTACTCCCGTGTTCCTCTTGGCTATGAGGAACTCTGTCGCCACAAACAGGAACAGTGGATACATCACCACAGCAACATGAACAGGCCCTCCCAGTCCTCCCCAGTCTTCACTGTGGATATGTGTCCAGAG CATCCTGAGGGTGTAGGTGGTGGGCGTATGACTTGTAAGTGTCATGGTGGAGAAGAGAGTCTTGCCCACTATTCGCCCTGGTCGTGCAGCACCATCAGCCCATTTGAATCAGAGCCCCACCATTTGTCAACCCACTCCTGTTCCAAACAGCTA GATGGCGAGAGTGGCGGCAAATGGTGGCTGCACATGTTCGAGCCCTACAGGCGACTGAAAGATGAAGATCCCATCATTCCTTTTGGAGAGGGGCCCATCATCTCTAAATGGGGAGCCATCTCCCGCGCTTCCCGCACTGGCTTTCACACCACTGCCCCGGTCCAGGCCACTGCATCGCAGGGGTGCGCCGGCACCACTTCAGTCAACTTCAGAG ACTATAGCTGTCATACTGGTCACAGTGACCTCAGATGGGTCCCACGTGGTTCTGACTCTTCTAGTCACTCCAGCCTTCTAGAAAG TGATCAGCTGGCCGTGTCAGGGCTGCATGTAAGGCATAATTCCTTCAGCAGCGGGTCAAAGCAGGGCACAGATCTGCTGGGGAAGGATGGGACGGAGAGTGAGCCTGACAGAGACATTGAGCTGGAGCTGTCCGCTCTGGACATGGAGGACACAGAGACACAGGACTGCAACTCTGTG GACTCTATGGGAACGCAAAGCCGCTCCCAGAACAACCACCTCTCTGCAGTCTTCTGTGATCCAGCGGCAAGTTCTCAGCTGGAAAACAACCTGCCTGACAGAATGGACACCCATCTTATGAAGAAGATGGCATTCAG AAAGACCCTCTCTCCTGGAGACCTCAGTATGGGGAAGATGCGGATGAGGACATGCTCGCCCAGGCCTGGAGATCCTCAGCGACACAG